In Flavobacteriales bacterium, the following proteins share a genomic window:
- the fsa gene encoding fructose-6-phosphate aldolase, translated as MKFFVDTANLDEIREAQDLGIMDGVTTNPSLMAKEGINGKENVDQHYIDICNIADGDISAEVISTDFAGMVEEGDHLASLHENIVVKIPMIKDGIKALKYFSNKGIKTNCTLIFSAGQALLAAKAGATYISPFLGRLDDISFSGIDLIAQIRLIYDNYGFETQILAASVRHPMHIIECAENGADVVTCPLKPILQLLNHPLTDSGLAQFLADHAGNK; from the coding sequence ATGAAATTTTTTGTAGACACAGCAAATCTTGATGAGATCAGAGAAGCCCAAGACCTAGGTATAATGGATGGTGTAACAACCAACCCATCTCTAATGGCAAAAGAAGGCATTAACGGGAAAGAGAATGTAGACCAGCATTACATAGACATCTGCAATATTGCTGATGGTGATATTAGTGCCGAAGTCATTTCTACTGATTTTGCTGGAATGGTAGAGGAAGGTGATCACTTAGCTAGTCTACATGAAAACATCGTGGTTAAAATCCCAATGATAAAAGATGGCATTAAAGCATTAAAATATTTTAGCAATAAAGGCATCAAAACGAATTGTACGCTTATATTCTCTGCAGGACAAGCATTATTGGCAGCGAAAGCGGGAGCAACTTATATTTCTCCTTTTCTCGGTAGACTTGATGATATTTCATTTAGTGGAATCGATTTGATTGCACAGATTCGTTTAATCTATGACAATTACGGTTTTGAAACACAAATATTAGCTGCATCGGTTCGTCACCCTATGCATATTATTGAATGTGCAGAAAATGGTGCGGATGTAGTTACTTGTCCACTTAAGCCAATTCTACAATTACTAAATCATCCTTTAACGGATAGTGGATTAGCGCAATTCTTAGCAGATCACGCTGGAAATAAATAA
- a CDS encoding dephospho-CoA kinase gives MTLKVGITGGIGSGKSFVCEVFENMGVPIFYADNEAKKINENHPDAITGLKRICGEEIFEDGVLNKKKLGNIIFSDANILAEVNGLIHPLVKREFLNWAETHSDKSYVIEEAAILFESGASELMDIVITVTSPLELKIERVIARDSISRELVEERIKNQIEDEERISRSDFVINNDDSEMLLPQIVKIHEEIIRQVNP, from the coding sequence ATGACACTGAAAGTTGGTATAACAGGAGGGATTGGTAGTGGTAAATCTTTTGTATGTGAGGTTTTTGAAAATATGGGTGTGCCGATATTCTATGCCGACAACGAAGCAAAGAAGATTAATGAGAATCATCCAGATGCCATTACAGGTTTAAAACGAATATGCGGTGAGGAGATATTTGAAGACGGGGTTTTAAATAAAAAGAAACTCGGGAACATTATTTTTTCAGATGCTAACATTCTTGCCGAAGTGAACGGTTTAATCCATCCTTTGGTAAAGCGAGAGTTTCTTAATTGGGCCGAAACTCATAGCGATAAATCCTATGTAATAGAAGAGGCAGCAATCCTATTCGAGAGTGGTGCTAGCGAGCTGATGGATATTGTAATAACTGTTACATCTCCGCTAGAGTTGAAGATAGAACGAGTAATAGCGAGAGATTCGATCTCTAGAGAATTAGTTGAGGAGAGAATAAAGAATCAGATTGAAGACGAAGAAAGAATATCTCGTTCAGACTTTGTAATTAACAACGATGATTCGGAGATGCTTCTCCCGCAAATAGTAAAAATTCACGAAGAGATTATACGTCAAGTAAATCCCTGA
- a CDS encoding DUF4199 domain-containing protein, translating to MTIPRDPLNIASIGCLINFTLFVLFEILGYNPLGLVSWIGSGLIVGVIAMSIIRYRDGALDGIISFRQAMSIGMLASIVYSSMFAILIYMYGTFASPSIVGVHIQWLKDSMSVIFDSFGDEMANEIMEELKFITMGSISFGDFQSKLISGAIISLISSNILKRSEDDYEYE from the coding sequence ATGACAATACCACGAGACCCTTTAAATATAGCGAGTATAGGATGCTTGATAAATTTCACATTATTTGTGTTATTTGAAATCCTTGGTTATAATCCGTTAGGATTAGTTAGTTGGATCGGTTCCGGGCTAATTGTAGGTGTTATTGCTATGAGTATAATCAGGTATAGAGATGGAGCCTTGGATGGTATTATTTCATTTCGGCAAGCAATGTCTATAGGGATGTTAGCCTCGATCGTATATTCATCTATGTTTGCTATACTAATATATATGTACGGCACGTTTGCTAGTCCTTCTATTGTAGGGGTGCATATTCAATGGTTAAAGGATTCGATGAGCGTTATTTTTGATAGCTTTGGTGATGAAATGGCTAATGAAATTATGGAGGAACTGAAATTCATTACAATGGGGTCTATTTCTTTTGGGGATTTTCAAAGCAAACTAATCAGTGGAGCGATAATATCTTTAATAAGCTCAAATATTTTAAAAAGAAGTGAAGACGATTACGAATATGAATGA